Proteins found in one Oryza glaberrima chromosome 4, OglaRS2, whole genome shotgun sequence genomic segment:
- the LOC127771884 gene encoding casein kinase 1-like: protein MERVIGGKFKLGKKIGSGSFGELYLAVNIQNSEEVAVKLESVKSRHPQLHYESKLYMLLQGGTGIPHLKWFGVEGEYNVMVIDLLGPSLEDLFNYCNRKLSLKSVLMLADQMIARVEYMHTRGFLHRDIKPDNFLMGLGRKANQVYVIDYGLAKKYRDLQTHKHIPYRENKNLTGTARYASVNTHLGVEQSRRDDLESLGYVLMYFLRGSLPWQGLKAGTKKQKYDRISEKKMLTPVEVLCKSYPSEFVSYFHYCRSLRFEDKPDYSYLKKLFRDLFIREGYQLDYVFDWTMLKYPQIRDNKLRPSGKTSGLVGRSAERTERTTGEALARRTGSGSGRNGEPTKHRTLLDSLMSSKATADTDKTRPTSLSRNGSTSRRAVVSSSKPNCGDPSDTNRTSRLFSSSSSRPSAAQRALQSAGAELRSSSLSKTRKSSRDDPTIRSFEMLSLSADRRK, encoded by the exons ATGGAGCGCGTTATTGGGGGCAAGTTTAAGCTTGGGAAGAAGATCGGGAGTGGATCCTTCGGGGAGCTCTATCTCG CCGTGAACATACAGAATAGCGAAGAGGTGGCCGTCAAACTG GAGTCTGTGAAATCAAGGCATCCTCAGCTACACTATGAATCAAAACTATATATGCTTTTGCAAGGAGGAA CTGGGATTCCACATCTTAAGTGGTTTGGGGTTGAGGGGGAGTACAATGTAATGGTGATCGATCTTCTTGGCCCAAGTCTTGAGGACCTATTTAACTACTGCAACAGAAAGCTCTCTCTTAAATCAGTGCTTATGCTTGCTGATCAGATG ATTGCTAGAGTAGAGTACATGCACACGAGAGGATTCCTTCATCGTGATATTAAGCCAGACAATTTCCTTATGGGTTTGGGTCGTAAAGCAAATCAG GTTTATGTCATCGATTATGGGCTTGCGAAAAAGTACCGAGATCTCCAAACACATAAGCACATACCTTATAG GGAAAACAAAAATCTAACTGGAACTGCACGATATGCTAGTGTTAATACACATCTTGGAGTTG aACAAAGCAGGAGAGATGATTTGGAATCTCTCGGTTATGTACTGATGTACTTCTTAAGAGGAAG TCTTCCTTGGCAAGGTCTGAAAGCTGGTACAAAGAAGCAAAAGTATGATAGAATCAGTGAAAAGAAGATGCTGACCCCAGTTGAG GTCCTCTGTAAATCTTATCCATCAGAATTTGTTTCATACTTCCATTATTGCCGATCACTACGGTTTGAAGATAAGCCAGACTATTCCTATTTGAAGAAGCTCTTCCGAGACTTATTTATCCGTGAAG GGTACCAACTTGATTATGTATTTGACTGGACCATGTTGAAGTATCCTCAAATTAGAGATAACAAACTACGA CCTAGTGGGAAGACAAGTGGGTTGGTGGGTCGTTCTGCAGAACGGACTGAAAGAACTACAG GTGAAGCTCTTGCTAGAAGAACTGGCTCTGGTTCTGGCCGAAATGGAGAACCCACTAAGCACAGAACTCTACTGGACTCACTGATGTCATCTAAGGCT ACCGCTGATACAGATAAAACAAGGCCGACATCACTGTCGCGGAACGGGAGCACGTCAAGACGGGCTGTTGTTTCGTCGAGCAAACCGAATTGTGGAGATCCCAGTGACACCAATCGCACAAGCCGCCTATTCTCAAGTAGCAGCAGCCGGCCATCCGCTGCGCAAAGGGCGCTTCAGTCGGCCGGAGCTGAGCTGAGGTCCTCGTCGTTGTCCAAGACGCGTAAGAGCTCACGTGATGATCCCACCATACGGAGCTTCGAGATGCTCTCACTCAGCGCTGACAGGAGGAAATAA